The Euphorbia lathyris chromosome 3, ddEupLath1.1, whole genome shotgun sequence genome contains a region encoding:
- the LOC136224936 gene encoding exonuclease V, chloroplastic, with amino-acid sequence MSDTSSNSLNHGAKDSSTNTSIVPDIPIEIISEEEMAFIEAAFAATRSCLSSSAIPSICSSSRSFLFQNNARSIQSITILSKRKFPAASAQSEIEDLGDLKLRCAQKKNMAPESSFYLRYRKRSGLYVTDITDTEWCQKQKEFVLLRKQRKVSTKAMKAGIDRHKRKEQEVVKREKVSVESMEDTWAIKFLNFITGANQLLFEGLTRELPVIGFVHGVWIMGIIDEIRMPEAEGETRNPILVDTKTRGSNTLPSEPQRRNGRLQVMLYKLLWDYLVAGKFHSKEFFDFFSLNPNNVLSKDIRTSTALAGFPAQTFDDIVRYFLNTCSMLLPASDQMILRYESQKDDSLLGEVEFAYEADWLKTQMEKNCVEFWVDGKEASFTPEDERWKCRSCQFSSDCPTNAKTSGTSSPVENTTNNIITKEETC; translated from the exons ATGTCCGACACATCCTCCAACTCACTCAATCATGGCGCCAAAGATTCTTCTACAAATACCAGCATCGTGCCCGATATCCCAATCGAGATCATATCTGAAGAAGAAATGGCTTTTATTGAAGCTGCCTTTGCAGCAACTAGGTCCTGTCTTTCCTCCTCTGCCATTCCTTCTATTTGTTCCTCTTCTcgttcttttctttttcaaaacAATGCCAGATCAATCCAGTCAATTACTATTCTTTCCAAAAGGAAATTCCCTGCTGCTAGTGCTCAATCTGAAATTGAGGATTTGGGTGATTTGAAATTGAGGTGTGCCCAGAAGAAGAATATGGCGCCTGAATCTTCTTTCTATCTTCGCTATAGGAAGAGGAGCGGCTTGTATGTCACTGATATCACTGACACC GAATGGTGCCAAAAACAAAAGGAGTTTGTTCTCCTGCGTAAGCAAAGAAAAGTAAGTACTAAAGCTATGAAAGCAGGCATTGATCGCCATAAGAGAAAAGAACAAGAG GTTGTGAAAAGAGAAAAAGTTAGTGTTGAATCCATGGAAGATACATGGGcaattaagtttttaaatttcataACTGGTGCAAATCAATTATTGTTTGAAGGACTAACACGTGAGCTCCCAGT AATTGGCTTTGTGCATGGTGTATGGATCATGGGAATTATTGATGAAATCAGAATGCCTGAGGCTGAGGGAGAAACTAGAAACCCAATATTAGTTGACACAAAAACCCGCGGAAGCAACACCCTTCCTTCTGAACCACAAAGAAGGAATGGAAG GCTACAGGTGATGCTGTATAAGCTTTTGTGGGACTATTTAGTTGCTGGAAAGTTCCATTCTAAAGAATTCTTTGATTTCTTTTCATTGAATCCAAATAATGTCCTGTCTAAAGATATCAGAACAAGCACTGCTCTTGCAGGTTTCCCAGCACAG ACTTTTGATGACATTGTCAGATACTTCTTAAATACATGTAGCATGCTGCTACCAGCCAGTGACCAAATGATATTGAG ATATGAGTCGCAGAAAGACGACTCTTTGCTTGGTGAAGTTGAATTTGCTTATGAAGCGGATTGGCTCAAGACACAAATGGAGAAGAATTGTGTGGAATTCTGGGTAGATGGAAAAGAAGCTAGTTTCACCCCTGAGGACGAGCGGTGGAAATGCCGGTCATGTCAATTTTCATCAGACTGCCCTACGAATGCGAAAACCTCCGGTACATCAAGCCCCGTAGAGAACACTACAAATAACATAATAACTAAAGAAGAAACATGCTGA
- the LOC136222617 gene encoding exonuclease V, chloroplastic-like, with translation MAFIAATRSCLFQNNVRSIRPITFLSKRKSPAAITKSEIQDSDDLKLSYIQKKDINMAPESFYLRYRKRSGLFVSDVTGAEWCQRKMAFILQSGERKISTKAMKVGVHHHKRKEKEVMKIEKVSVESDEDKWAVKFLNFITGVNQLLYEGLTRELPVFGLVHGVWLTGSVDEIRMPEAEGENRNPILVDTKTRASNTLPSEPQKRNGRLQVMLYKLLWDYLVAQRFQAKEFFDSYELDPNSVLSSDVRRITAAAGFPAQNLEDMIRYMLNTCSVLVPASNQMILRYEFQKDYSLIDEVEFPYEADWVKTQMEKCLDFWLYGKKASFAPEDERWKCFNCPYSSVCPATANVKISLKKKHAD, from the exons ATGGCTTTTATTGCAGCAACTCGTTCATGTCTCTTTCAAAATAATGTCAGGTCAATCCGGCCAATCACTTTTCTTTCCAAAAGAAAATCCCCTGCTGCTATTACTAAATCTGAAATTCAGGATTCGGATGATTTGAAATTGAGTTATATCCAGAAGAAGGATATCAATATGGCGCCAGAATCTTTCTATCTTCGTTATAGGAAGAGGAGCGGCTTGTTTGTTTCTGATGTCACTGGCGCG GAATGGTGCCAAAGAAAAATGGCGTTTATTCTCCAGAGTGgggaaagaaaaataagtaCTAAAGCTATGAAAGTAGGCGTTCATCACcataagagaaaagaaaaagag GTTATGAAAATAGAAAAAGTTAGTGTTGAATCAGATGAAGATAAATGGGCAGTCAAGTTCCTCAATTTCATAACTGGTGTAAATCAATTGTTATATGAAGGATTAACACGTGAACTCCCAGT ATTTGGCTTGGTACATGGTGTATGGCTCACAGGAAGTGTTGATGAAATCAGAATGCCTGAGGCTGAGGGAGAAAATAGAAACCCAATACTAGTTGATACAAAAACCCGTGCAAGCAACACCCTTCCTTCTGAACCACAAAAAAGGAATGGAAG GCTACAGGTGATGCTCTATAAGCTTTTGTGGGACTACTTAGTTGCTCAAAGGTTCCAGGCCAAAGAATTCTTTGATTCCTATGAGCTGGATCCAAATAGTGTGTTGTCTAGTGATGTCAGAAGAATCACTGCTGCTGCAGGTTTTCCAGCACAG AACCTTGAAGACATGATCAGATACATGTTAAATACATGTAGCGTGCTGGTACCAGCCAGTAACCAGATGATATTGAG ATACGAGTTTCAGAAAGACTACTCTTTGATTGATGAAGTTGAATTTCCATATGAAGCTGATTGGGTCAAGACTCAAATGGAGAAGTGTTTGGATTTCTGGTTGTATGGAAAAAAAGCCAGTTTCGCTCCCGAGGACGAGCGTTGGAAATGCTTTAATTGTCCATATTCATCAGTGTGCCCAGCTACTGCGAATGTGAAAATCTCCCTAAAGAAGAAACATGCTGACTGA
- the LOC136223350 gene encoding adenylate kinase isoenzyme 6 homolog, producing MAQDSNKRSKPNILITGTPGTGKTTTSLALAEATQLRHINIGDLVREKNLHDGWDEQFESHVINEDLVCDELEDIMQEGGNIVDYHGCDFFPERWFDRVVVLQTETSFLYDRLSKRDYSQKKISNNVECEIFQILLEEAKDSYSEDIVVALRSDSIEDISRNVGSLTDWVRNW from the exons ATGGCGCAAGATAGCAACAAGAGGAGTAAACCAAATATACTGATAACAGGAACACCTGGAACTGGGAAAACCACGACTTCATTGGCTCTAGCAGAAGCAACCCAGCTCCGCCACATCAATATAGGAGATTTGGTTAGAGAGAAGAATTTGCATGACGGTTGGGATGAGCAATTTGAAAGTCATGTCATCAACGAGGACCTG GTATGTGATGAGCTTGAAGATATTATGCAAGAAGGGGGAAACATAGTTGACTACCATGGCTGTGATTTTTTTCCTGAGCGATGGTTTGATCGAGTTGTGGTGCTTCAAACCGAAACTTCTTTCTTGTATGATCGGCTGAGTAAAAG GGATTACTCGCAGAAGAAGATATCGAACAATGTAGAGTGTGAAATATTCCAAATACTCTTAGAGGAGGCAAAAGACAGTTACTCAGAAGACATTGTTGTGGCACTAAGGAGTGATTCTATTGAAGACATCAGTAGAAATGTTGGTAGTTTGACAGATTGGGTGAGGAATTGGTAA